Genomic window (Capricornis sumatraensis isolate serow.1 chromosome 1, serow.2, whole genome shotgun sequence):
GAGTTTTAGATTTGAGGTCATAGAAGCTGACATGTTAAGGGAACATATGTCCCTTAGAAGTCTGTGTGCCTGTATCACAGAGCCAGTAGGAGAATCTGAAGAAGAAGCTCCTCTCCttgttgtaaaaataaaaattttgaagataaaataatACGTGCCCTAAATTAGAATCTTATATTTCCATAATTCTTATCTCAACAAACAAGGTAGAGATGGCTGAGGATAACTGCTCCTTGGCAACTGAATTTATCCTCATAGGATTTACAGAACACCCAGATCTGAGGATTCTTCTGTTTCTGGTGTTCTTTATCATCTATCTGATCACCATGGTGGGGAATCTTGGCCTGGTGGCATTGATAGTAACAGAGCAACGTCTTCACACACCAATGTACATCTTCCTGGGTAATCTTGCTCTGATGGATTCCTGTTGTTCCTGTGCCATTACCCCCAAAATATTGGAGAACTTCTTTTCTAAGGACAAGATGATTTCTCTCTATGAATGCATggcacaattttattttctctgtcttgCTGAAAGTGCAGACTCCTTTCTCCTGGCAGCAATGGCTTATGACCGCTTtgtggccatctgcaaaccaTTGCAGTACCACATCATGATGTCACAgaaactctgcattgagatgacCACAGGGGCATACGTAGCTGGAAACCTGCATTCTATGATTCATGTAGGGTTTCTGTTTAGGTTAACTTTCTGTGGGTCTCATCAAATCAATCACTTTTTTTATGATGTTCTTCCATTATACAGACTCTCCTGTGTGGACCCTTATATCAATGAAttaatgatatttatctttggaGGATCAGTTCAAATATTCACTATTACCATAGTAATAATTTCTTACCTTTATATCATTTTCACAATTTTCAAGATGAAAtctaaagaaggaagaaagaaagctttATCTACGTGTGCATCCCACTTTCTCTCTGTCTCAATATTCTAtggttctcttctcttcacatacATTTGACCGAATTCAGTTAATGAAGAAGATAAAGATTTACCTGTTGCTATTTTTTATACTCTAGTTATTCCTTTATTAAACCCTTTTATTTATAGTTTAAGAAATAAGGAAGTAATAAAtgttatgaaaaaaattatgaacaTATCATAACATTCTGAAACAATTACCGTGCCATGTGGACAGCCGATTGCAATTTGAGAAAACTTTTTTCAAAATCAAAGAATATTGAGAAAAATGGGAAATGACAACtttcaatataaaatatcaaattattaacACATGACTAGTTTCTGAGCTGAATAAACAAGTTCAGAAAAACGACTTTCTGCTAAAATGTACTCCAAAATATGTTACTAGTTTTCATCAGGGATAAACTAAATAATTAATCTTGAGTAACATAAGAGTACTCTTGAGTAACACAAAACTGTGTTCCACTATGATTAGTTCCAACAGTTACTATTAGTTTCAGAGTATAATAGTTACAATTTTCAACAAATCCTAGAACTAGAAGTTATATACAACAGTTGCCTTCATTTAATATTGCTGGTAAATTTCTGCAATTGGAAGCCATAATCTAACAAACTCCTCATACCTCAAGTTCTCAAAAAATAATTCCTTCTTAGGCAATACCGTGTGACAGAAGTAAGCTATATATTTccatttgaatataaattttgAGTTTAAGATATTCTATTTGAATATGAATtcacataaaatatgtatttcctaATCAACACTTTCCTCTTTATTGTTAGTCAATTTTCTATCAACTTTTCTGAAATAGagtattttaatttattgttgaTTTATCAATCTGTAGTTGAATACGTTGCTACTTATATTGATACCCTTATGTATTTGATATTTTCATGCTGTTTACTTTTGACTGGCAGCCCATCATATATGACAGTCTAATtactaaatatattaattaaataaatgtctCTTCCTCTCATATTACTATTTGACTTGCTTATTATTATGAATATCTCTATCCTGGGCTGATTCCAATTTAGAGTATTAATGCATGGATAGCATTAACAAAAACCTGGAGATGCTGATCAAACATAATTGagacagaaaatattaataattctaCATTTATAAACAAAAGCATGTATTGATCCTTACATGTACaattatgaaagaaataatttactGAGAACCTACCAACTGCTAGGCACTAAACTAAAACTTTCATATATGTTACCTACCAAATAGTTAGACAAGATTTTTCATGTCTTTCCACAGTAAAAATTCCACACATTGACAAGTCAAGAAAAGGGTTTATTACCAAAATGCCAAACCTAGAAATAATAAGCAGATTAACTGATGCATGTGATTCtttgatcattctttcattttcctttttgcccTCAATCCATTTTCCTACTTCCTTTcccttatttgttttataattaagGACCACTGTCAAATTCAGACTCCTTCCCTTTCAAATGTCTTCTATCTACATTTGGACAATGAGGAGCAGTGTAACTAAAGACGGGGGAAAACCCAAAATGTTTCTTCCCTCTCCCACTGCTAAAGGGAGTGTCTCCAAGCACAAGTTGCATCTAATCACTGAGTCCACCTACTGTAAGAAAGTTGCTCATGTGTGTGAAATCATAGATTATGTTAACTAACCACTCACCCTTGTAGAAACTCCTCACTAATAGTAATATCTGAGCTGCCTTACTATTCTGTTTGACTTTTTGATTTAacaatacttttgaactgtttACTAAGTTAAATTTCTCTCCTTAACTAGTGGGCAAAGTCTTTGTTTTCCTGCATTATTCTTCTTACAATgactatataaattttaaaacctttacgTAATAATAAAACAGCAGAGTTAATAGCcacataaaatacaaaaaaattgaagagatttatgagagaaagaaaatggttaACACATATATAAGAAACTACTATAATTCATAAAAGACAGGCAAACATCTGAGTGAAAGGAAGGGGCAATGGACATTCAACAGAAAAAATTGCAAATCTAATTatcttaagaaatatatttcacttatttcaatttaaatatgtgaaattaattatttttggctttatttattttacttctattgTATGAGGGGAATGAAGATCTATCAGTTTGGAAAACATTTAAAAGGATATggcacaaaatagaaagcccagagataaatccacacacctatggacaccttatctttgacaaaggaggcaagaatatacaatggagtaaagacaatctctttaacaagtggtgctgggaaaactggtcaaccacttgtaaaagaatgaaactagatcactttctaacaccatacacaaaaataaactcaaaatggattaaagatctaaatgtaagaccagaaactataaaactcctagaggagaacataggcaaaacactctccgacataaatcacagcaggatcctctatgacccaccccccAAATacgggaaataaaagcaaaaataaacaaatgggatctaattaaacttaaaagcttctgcacaactaaaggaactataagcaaggtgaaaagacagccttcggaatgggagaaaataatagcaaatgaagcaactgacaaacaactaatctccaaaatatacaagcaactcatgcagctcaattccagaaaaataaatgacccaatcaaaaaatgggccaaagaactaaatagacatttctccaaagaagacatacagatggctatcaaacacatgaaaagatgctcaacatcactcattatcagagaaatgtaaatcaaaaccacagtgaggtatcatttcatgccagtcagaatggttgctatccaaaagtctgcaagcaataaatgctggagtgggtgtggagaaaagggaaccctcttacactgttggtgggaatgcaaactagtacagccactatggagaacagtgcggagattccttaaaaaactggaaatagaactgccttatgacccagtaatcccactgctgggcatgcacactgaggaaagcagaattgaaaaagacacatgtaccccaatgttcattgcagcactgtttataatagccaggacatggaagcaacctagatgtccatcagcagatgaatggataagaaagctgtggtacatatacacaatggagtattactcagccattaaaaagaatacatttgaatcagttctaatgaggtgtatgaaactggagcagattatacagagtgaggtaagccagaaagaaaaacaccaatacagtatactaacacatatatatagaatttagaaagatgataatgataaccctgtatgcgagacagcaaaagagacacagatgaatagaacagtcttttggactctgtgggagagggagagggtgggatgatttgggagaatggcattgaaacatgtccagtccagttcagttgctcagtcatgtctgactctttgtgaccccatgaatcgcagcacaccaggcctccctgtccatcaccatcttctggagttcactcagactcacgtccattgagtctgggatgccatccagccatctcatcctctgtcgtccccttcttctcctgcccccaatccgtcccagcatcagagtcttttccaatgagtcaactctttgcatgaggtggccaaagtactggagtttcagctttaacatcattccttccaaagtaacccccaggttgatctccttcagaatggactggttggatctccttgcagtccaagggactctcaaggtaatatcatataagaaacgaatcgccagtctagatccggtgcaggatacaggatgcttggggctggtgcactgagatgacccagagggatggtatagggagggaggtgggagaggggttcaggattaggaacacgtgtacacccatggtggattcatgttgatgtatggcaaaaacaatacagtattgtaaagtaaaataaaataaaaaggtaaataaatgaatttcaatAATGCCAAAATACACATACTTAAAAGTATACAgtagtaaaaatttaaaacaataaaaagggGGGGGGAGTATAATACAGCAGTTATACCTCTAAAATTGATACAATCTTTCTGCAGGATAATTAAGCAAAATAGATTAGATTTGGGGTGGCCACAACTGGGGAAAATGTTTGATCATGGGTTTAGAGATCAGCAGGTCCCAAGGTAGACCCTTGGTGGGACAGTGGTGGCCATTGATGGCATTTACTGAAGTGACACCTGTGAGGCCTCCCAGATCTCTTAGCAGAGCCGTAGATACCTAAATAGGCAGCACACTGAAACTTTGTGCATGTGACCCATGTATTTTAACATCCCCTCTGCTGAGTGTGTAGGGAGAGGGGAAAAGACACATTTAAAGGAAAAGGgcacagcaatcccactactaggcatataccctgaggaaatcaaactgaaaaaacacatgtaccccaatgttcattgcagtattatttacaatagctagagcaTGtatgcaacctagatgttcatcaacagttgaatagataaagaaactgtggtatgtatatacaatggaataatactcagtcataaaaaggaactcatttgagtcagttctaatgaggtggatgaacctagagcctattatacagagtgaagtaagtcagaaataaagataaatattgtatactaacacatattgatgcttttgaactgtggtgttggagaagactcttgagagtcccttggactgcaaggagatccaaccagtccatcctaaaggagatcagtcctgggtgttcattggaaggactgatgctaaagctgaaactccaatactttggccacctgatgtgaatagctgactcattggaaaagaccctgatgctgggagggattggaggcaggaggaaaaggggatgacagaggatgagatggctggatggcatcaccgactagatggacgtgagtttgagtgaattccaggagttggtgatggacagggaggcctggtgtgctgcgattcatggggtcacaaagagtcagacacgactgagtgactggactgaactgaacacatatatacatgaaatctagaaagatggtactaatgaaattatttgcaggacagcagtggagacacagacatagagaacagacttatggacatggaggtggtggagaaaggagagggagagatgtatggagagagtaacatggaaacctacattaccgtatgtaaaatagataaacctATAGTAAACAGGAATTTGCTGCATGAATCAGGAAACTCAATCAGGGGCTCTATAAAAGCCTATAGGGGATGGgatggaagggagatgggagggaggtttaagagggagggggacATAAGTGTATCTATAGTTGAttaccaacaaaattctgtaaagcaattattattcaattaaaaaaataaattgaaaaaaagaggGACAGGGTCAGCTCAAAGCCCAATCCTCCTGGTTCTGTTCAGCAACTTGGGATTAGATACCCCTCCCTACCCCCAGAAATTGGGCAAAGAGCAAGAACAATCTCACAACCAGTGTAGGCTCTAGAAACTACATCTTTAGCCCCACCTTGTACAAAATTACtactttgcttatttaattatatgcagagttcatcatgtgaaatgctgggctggatgaatcacaagctggaatcaagatggctaggagaaatatcaacagcctcagatatgtagataatatcattctaatggcagaaagtgaagaggaactaagaagcctcctgatgagactcagagaggagagtgaaaaagctggcttaaaactcaacattcaaaaaacaaaaatcatggcatgtgatcccaccacttcatggtaaatagaaaaaagtggaaacagcaacatattttatttttttccaagctatgataaacctacacagtgtatgaaaaaccagaaatatcactttgccaacaaaggttcatatatatagtcaaagctacgttttttccaatagtcacatatggatgtgaccataggaccataaagaagactgagtgcttaggaattgatgctttcaagttgtggtcctggagaaggctcttgaaagtccctaggactgcaagaagatcaaaccagtcaatcctaaaggaaatcaatcctgattattcactggaaggattgttgctgaaactgaagatccaatactaTGGCTAGCTGATGTGAGAAGTCgattccttagaaaagaccctgatgttgggaaagactgaggagaggtggagaagggggcgacagaggatgagatggccggatagcatcaccaattcaatggacatgaatttgagcaaacgccaggagatagttggaggacagaggaacctggcatgctacagtccctggagtctcaAAGGgttagacaggacttagtgactgaacaacaacagcaaaatttaTTTCCACCCTCCAAAACAGACCCCTTTTATTATATTaaggaggaaataaaattaagaaaattctgAAGTGCAAGGTTTCATTTCATCTCTATTCCCCCATAATTTCACTTTATAATTTCTGACTGCTATTCTTTTCATTTACTCCATGGATTTCAGACACCACCCAgtgaggatatggaaaaagaaaatgcaatattACTGACAGTTTATTTTCACAGAACTTACATATCAACCAAATGGCAAATCCCCTGGTCATTGGTGTTCTTGCTGATATCTCATCACTATTGTGAGGAACCTTGGTCTGACTGCTCTGTTATGGAATGACCCCCACCTTCATGTGCCCAAGTACTTATTCCTTGAGAATCTGGCCTTTGTAGATTCCTAGATATCATCCACAATGACCATCCTGCCCTCAGCCAGTTGCTAGAGAATCTCTGCCAAGAGCAAAATGATCTGTCTAACTTAATGCAagatataattttttcctttgcaatCAGAGTAACCACAGAATGGTTTTTGATAGCAACTATGGTGTATGATCACTACGTGGCCATATGCAAACCATTACTTTATGCAGTAAATATGACCAATAGACTATGCAACCAGCTGTTACTTTTGTCAACCAGCTGTTACTTTTGTCATTTTTAGGTAGCCTTGTTCATGCCATACTTCATCATGTTTTTCAGTTCAGattgtatgtgttagttgctcagttgtgtcttgactctttgcaaccccatgggactgtagcccaccaggctcttctgtccatgggactctccaggcaagaagactggagtgggttgccatttcctccaccagggaatcttcatgacccagggatcagtgtctcctgcattgacaggcagatctTTTACTATTAACACCAAAGTCAGATTAACCTTCTGTAATTTTATAATGTAGTACATATACTGTGACATTGTTTAAGATTTCATGTACTGAccacttcattaatttttttaaaaaaattttttattattattattactttacaatattgtattggttttgccatacatcaacatgaatctgccatgggtgtacacgtgttcacCATCCTGactcccctcacctccttccccataccatccctctgggtcatcccagtgcaccagccccaagcatcctgtatcctgcatcgaacctagactggcgattcatttcttatatgatattatacatgtttcaatgccattctcccaaatcattccaccctctccctctcccacagagtccaaaagactgttctatacatctgtggctcttttgctgtctcacatactggtttatcattaccatctttctaaattccatataaatgtgttagtatactgtattggtgtttttctttctggcttacttcactctgtataattggctccagtttcatccatctcattagaactgattcaaatgtattctttttaatggctgagtaatactccattgtgtatatgtaccacagctttcttatccattcatctgctgatggacatctaggttgcttccatgtcctggctattataaacagtgctgcgatgaacactggggtacacgtgtctttttcaattctgctttcctcagtgtgtatgcccagcagtgggattgctactgctaagttgcttcagtcatgtccgactctgtgcgaccccatggactgcagcctaccaggctcctctgttcatgggattttccaggcgagagtactggagtgggttgccattgccttctcctgtaactgCATAGCGATACACCAATTCAACTTACTGCTATGGGGGAAAAACACCATTtaatgagacatgaagacaaagcacaaacCCGACTAAGGGGACACACGCTGTGGACCACAGCACTGCTATAACCAGAACAAGTggggggacgggggaggggagatggatgggTAAACTACAGCCTcgggagcgggggcggggggtctGGATTGACGACAACTAAGCAGACAACAGGATGAGACAGGAAATCAAAACCAATGATGAAAGCAGACACACCACCAGAGCACTCCAACAGCAAGGAAAACATACAGTACTGTTCTTTTCAAATATTCGGAAAGAAATTAAGCATGAAACTACAGAGAAATcgtcaaagaattttaaatatcaactaatTAGCCAATGACGCAAATTATAAAAACAGCGTGGCAAAAGACCACAAAATGGACTAGTTACTTCACAGGCCGCTTCACAGGTCACTAAAGTGATTCATGGTTAATTATAAGCTGACTAACCATGCAGCTAATATGAAATGGTCTATTTccaagtttttaaggaacctccacactgttttcaaTAGTGGCTGTataagtttgcattcccaccaacagtgtaagagggttcccttttctccacaccctctccagcatttgttgcttgtagacttttggatcgctgccattctgactggcgtgaaatggtatctcattgtggttttgatttgcatttctctgatgagtgatgttgagcatcttgtcttgtgtttgttagccatctgtatgtcttctttggagaaatgtctatttagttctttggcccattttttgattgggtcatttatttttctggaattgagctgcatgagttgcttgtatattttggagattagttgtttgtcagttgcttcatttgctattattttctcccattccgaaggctgtcttttcatcttgcttatagttcttttagttgtgcagaagcttttaagtttaattagatcccatttgtttatttttgcttttatttcccgtATTTggggggtgggtcatagaggatcctgctgtgatttatgttggagagtgttttgcctatgttctcctctaggagttttatagtttctggtcttacatttagatctttaatccattttgagtttatttttgtgtatggtgttagaaagtgttctagtttcattcttttacaagtggttgaccagttttcccagcaccacttgttaaagagattgtctttaatccattgtatattcttgcctcctttgtcaaagataaggtgtccataggtgtgtggatttatctctgggatttctattttgttccattgatctatatttctgtctttgtgccagtaccatactgtcttgatgactgtggctttgtagtagagcctgaagtcaggcaagttgattcctccagttccattcttctttctcaagattgctttggctatttgaggttttatgtatttccatacaaattgtgaaattatttgttctagctctgtgaaaaataccgttggtagcttgatagggattgcactgaatctatagattgctttgtgtagtatactcattttcattatattgatcttctgatccatgaacatggtatatttctccatctatttgtgccctctttgatttctttcaccagtgttttatagttttctatatataggtctttagtttctttaggtagatatattcagtattttattcttttcattgcaatggtgaatggaattgtttccttaatttctttttctactttctcattattagtgtataggaatgcaagggatttctgtgtgttgattttatatcctgcaactttactatattcattgattagctctagtaattttctggtggagtccttggggttttctatgtagaggatcatgtcatctgcaaacagtgagagttttacttcttttccaatttggaatccttttgtttctttttctgctctgattgctgtggccaaaacttctagaacttgttgaatagcagtggtgaaagtgggcacccttgtcttgttcctgactttaggggaaatgctttcaatttttcaccattgaggataatgatTGCTATGTGtgtgtcatatatagcttttattatgttgaggtatgttccttctattcctgctttctggagagtttttatcataaatggatgttgaattttgtcaaaggctttctctgcatctattgagataatcacatggcttttcaatttgttaatgtggttattatattgattgatttgtgtatattgaagaatccttgcatccctgggataaagcccacttggtcatggtgtatgatctttttaatgtgttgttggattctgattgctagaattttgttaaggatttttgcatctatgctcatcagtgatatgggcctttagttttctttttttgtggcatctttgtcaggttttggtattagggtgatgttggcctcatagaatgagtttggaggttcaccttcctctgaaattttctggaagagtttgagtaggataggtgttagctcttctctaaatttttagtagaattcagctgtgaagctgtcttgtcctgggcttttgtttgctggaagatttctgattacagcttcaatttctgtgcttgtgatgggtctgttaaggttttctatttcttcctggttcagttttggaaagttgtacttttctaagaatttgtccatttcttccacattgtccatttta
Coding sequences:
- the LOC138084263 gene encoding LOW QUALITY PROTEIN: olfactory receptor 5K1-like (The sequence of the model RefSeq protein was modified relative to this genomic sequence to represent the inferred CDS: substituted 1 base at 1 genomic stop codon), which translates into the protein MAEDNCSLATEFILIGFTEHPDLRILLFLVFFIIYLITMVGNLGLVALIVTEQRLHTPMYIFLGNLALMDSCCSCAITPKILENFFSKDKMISLYECMAQFYFLCLAESADSFLLAAMAYDRFVAICKPLQYHIMMSQKLCIEMTTGAYVAGNLHSMIHVGFLFRLTFCGSHQINHFFYDVLPLYRLSCVDPYINELMIFIFGGSVQIFTITIVIISYLYIIFTIFKMKSKEGRKKALSTCASHFLSVSIFYGSLLFTYIXPNSVNEEDKDLPVAIFYTLVIPLLNPFIYSLRNKEVINVMKKIMNIS